ACAGAAAAAAGCTCAGCACTCTGGCAGATGATGTCAGAAACCCTGTGAGCAGCAGATTCATGGCATCTATAGAGAGCATATTCATAGCATCTATAGAGAGGATCCATCTAAAGTCCATTTTCATAACTGCAAGTTGACTATGTAATATAAACTCCTTGaaatttgttgatattttgccatttttaataggatttttgtgactttttcacgttttctttaaatttttatttatttatttgagagagagagagagagaacaagtaggcagagaggcaggcaaagagagagggggaagcaggctccccaccaagcagagagcctgatgcagggctcgatcccaggaccccgagatcacgacccaagccaaaggcagaggcttaacccactgagtcacccaggcaccctttttcacatttttttaaaaagttattttctgcTTCGGGGGTCCACTATTCTATATTTACCTACTAAATCAGGCTTAACAGTGTTTTTCTGATCTTGTACAACCCCAGCAGATTTTtgttgacttcattttttatctgTAAGAGGTATGTCAAAATACCCAAGTTTGATAGTAATTTGTCAATTTCTCCTATCCTAAAAGTCTTTGatgtatagattttttaaaattttttttctttctttaacacacagagatcacaagtaggcagagagaaagggggaagcaggctgcctgctgaacagagagcccaacgtggggctcgatcccaggacccagagaccatgaactgagctgaaggcagaggcttaaccctctgagccactgaggcgccctgATGTATAGATTTTTGAATATAGGATATTGAAATCTAATGGTGACTTTTCCATTGGATTGTTAGAGGGTAATAACTAATTGCAGTGGATTCAATAGAATGGGAATAGGAaacatctctttttttattttctttttttttttttttttttttaaagattttatttatttatttgacagagagagatcacagtagacagagaggcaggcagagagagagaggaggaagcaggctccctgctgagcagagagcccgatgcgggactcgatcccaggaccctgggatcatgacctgagccgaaggcagcggcttaacccactgagccacccaggcgcccaggaaacATCTCTTAAAGACAATTTTCGAGGGGTTTTGCAATAAAGAGGATCAGAGAAATAGGGTAATAGCTTGAGAGAAATGGGATGAAGGATAAAGaagtattttatagaatattacAGCATATTCATTTGCATGTTGCTGATTCAGTATGGAATGAAAACCTGGTAAtacagaagagagaggggaatgcCATACAATTCAGGGTGCAAATGGAGAGTTTTCTTAAATAGGAACTGAGGCTGTTCGTTCAGAATGGAAAGTAGAGTGTACAGATTCCAGTAGAGAAAGGTGGGCAGATGGATTTGTAGGAcagtatagttttcttttctcatagaAAGCAAAGTCATCAGCTGTGAGTGAAATGGGAGGAGTTGTTAGAGGCTTAAAGAGTGAGGAGAAGCTATGAAATTGTTAAGAGAATGAATGGACTAAGCAAATGTAGTAGGATAGCTGGGCAGCATTAAGGGCCCACTTGACCTTAGTGGTCATAAATTGAAAGTGACACCAGTCACCTTGGCCCTGTGTTTTTCTAAGGCCACATCCACTACACAAGTGCAAGCACAGAACAGGCAGAAAATTGGATTCAACCAGGTTTGGTGTTTTATCCAGAGATATAACCAAGGGAGACATGGGCAAGAGAGTTGACAGGACATGCAAAGGACTAACAATAGTGATGAGCCATGGCCTCTAAATTGGTTGAGGAGGTAACTGAGAACATCAGAAAGTGAGTGTCACAGCAAGGGTGACAGAATCAATGGATCAAGGAATATTTAGGAGAGCAGTAGGGTCCTAGGGAGATACTTTATGTTCTCCAGACAAAAGGTAGGAAAGCAACTTAGGAGCAGCCTCTCCAAATACAGTAGGTCACCCAAATGTGTCCCTGTCCTAATCCGAAGAAACTGGATGTTACCTTATACAGCAAAAGGGACTTTGTGAATGTGATTTAAGATCATTATGTagggaaattatcctggattatccaggtgggcctgaTGTAAGGCCTCACATGAGTTCATAGAAGAACACAAGAAAAGTCAGCGCAAGAGAAGGTAATGtgatgacagaagcagagattggagaTAAGCACTTTGAAGATGGAAATAGAAACCACAGCCAAGGAATAGAGGCTATCAAATGTACTTTGAAAAAGACAATCAAATCCTCCTctaagcctccagaaggaaccagctgTCCTGATACCTTGACTTTAGCCCAGCGaaattgatttcagacttctgacctccacaactgtaggaaaataaatgtttgttgtttgtcACTAGGTTTGcggtaatttattacagcagcaattGGACACTAATACACCAAGGAAGGGGGAAGATACAGAGGAGATGTCCAGGCAACAGTTAACTCCCAGAATAAATCTGAAGGGAATGTCCTGGGAGAGTTGGAAGTGGCCCTGTGCCCCTCAGCAAGGGGTGAAGGTAATGAAGGTGCAGCCTGGGAGGATTTTGGTCTTCTCCCCCTTGAAGGCTGTTTAACAGTTAGAAGGGCTTTAAGGGGGTAGGGTTTGTTTCACTGGTAAATTTATGATACACAGTATTAAGTACTAtcgaatttttaaaagcaaacaataagCCCATACATATGGCATGAtcccatgctttttaaaaagtatgtctgTGCATAGTTGTGTGTGCACATTTAGGAAAGAGTTCTGAATGCCACAAGACTGATCACCTCACGTCAGTATCTTTGCTCCAATAACCCCCATTTAAAACTGCAAAGCATACCCCACCACACACCCACTCCAACACACACTGCACCCCTTAACCCTCCAATTCAGCTCTATTTTTTCCGTAACCCACTATCACTTTATAACACACTATAccatttatgtataaataaatattgcttgTTTGCCCCACTAAAGCTTAATATCCGCAGTGATTTTCAAGTTCCTGGAACATTGTAGGCCCTCGTGTTTGCCAAATGCATGAACTTTGGAGTCAAGATGGTGATGCCGAATAGCATATATTcgtttcagaatatttttaagggTAAAGACAAAATAACAggtgatatttacatttttttcatgccAGAAGCccttcagcaaaataaaaaacccttTAATAGGTATTCCTAAAATAATTCTTCAGTTtgtaacaacaaaagaaagaaaaagaaagagaaaaagaaaaagaaaaggtaaggtAACTTGAACAAATTAGTCCCCAACCTCAAAGAACAGCAGAGTACACGCAGACGCCAGGGACGGGAACCCGCCCTCGGCCCCAAGGCCCACGAAGCTCGGACCTTCGCCGGAAGCGAGTGCCGGAAGTGGGCGTGGCCGTGCCCCAGCTTTCTGGGACTTGTAGTTCCGAGCCCTTAGGCGCGGGCGCGGGTCAGTGTTGGTAGTCCTTGCTCTTCCAGGTATCGGATTCCACGTGGGAGGTGAGACGCTCAGGATGGGACAGCCAGCGCCGCGGACAGCGAGGCGTCCGGTGGATGGGATATGGGAGTGCCTCGGGGGAGGCGTAGGGCCGCTGACACCCGGAAGCCTAGTTCGGTTGCTGTGGGAGGGCGCGCGACCTGGAGGAGGTGCGGCCCGGGGTTGCACGTGTGTCCAGGCGTCGCGACCGCCGCTCTGTCCGTCAGACCTGGCTGTGATCACCTGAGTTTGAGGTCCCCAACGCTGAAGTGGATGCGGCTCCGAGGGGCCAGTCTTTCGCCCGGTTGAGCTTTGGCTTTGG
Above is a genomic segment from Mustela nigripes isolate SB6536 chromosome 4, MUSNIG.SB6536, whole genome shotgun sequence containing:
- the ZNF239 gene encoding zinc finger protein 239 isoform X3; the encoded protein is MGQPAPRTARRPVDGIWECLGGGVGPLTPGSLVRLLWEGARPGGGLCPSREEEMTKFQISWIYCEIFLCILDVSIIKET